CGGCCTGTCGGCGCCCGCGGTCAAGCGGCGCGTGGACCGGCTGCGCGCCGCCGGCGCCATCACCGGCTTCACCGTACGGGTCGACCCCACCGCGCTCGGCTGGGCCACCGAGGGCTACGTCGAGCTGTACTGCCGCTCCAACACCGGCCCCGGCGACATCCGCCGCGCACTGTCGCGCTACGCCGAGGTGGCCGCCGCCTCCACCGTCACCGGCGACGCCGACGCCATCGTGCAGATCTTCGCCACCGACATGCGCCACTTCGAGGAAGTGCTGGAACGGATCGCGGGCGAGCCGTTCGTCGAGCGCACCAGATCGGTCCTCGTCCTCTCCCCGCTCGTCCGCCGCTACGCCCCCGACCCACCGCTCTGAGCCGCACGGCCCGGCACGCAACGGATCACCGCGAAGGGCCGCGGAGACGCAACGAATCGCCTGGTCG
The Streptomyces sp. CNQ-509 DNA segment above includes these coding regions:
- a CDS encoding Lrp/AsnC family transcriptional regulator — encoded protein: MRLDELDERIVRALAEDARRTYADIGAEVGLSAPAVKRRVDRLRAAGAITGFTVRVDPTALGWATEGYVELYCRSNTGPGDIRRALSRYAEVAAASTVTGDADAIVQIFATDMRHFEEVLERIAGEPFVERTRSVLVLSPLVRRYAPDPPL